The Candidatus Kuenenbacteria bacterium genome contains a region encoding:
- a CDS encoding FAD-dependent oxidoreductase, which yields MYDTIIIGGGPAGVSAGVYAARKKMKALFITEGFGGQSVVSDDIGNWIGHKSIAGIQLAKDLEEHLKAQEGIEIKEGERAQLVEKITNGFRVTTNTSSYETRTVIVCSGARHRKLNVLGEAEFDGKGVAYCSTCDAPMFRGKVVAVVGGGNSGLEAVQDLLPYVSEVYLLNYSDKIKGDPSTLEKIQSAENFKGVIYNAETTEITGEQLVNGLKYKDRLTGEGKTLAVQGVFVEIGAVPNSDLVKDLVELNSGGEIVLDHRTSATSMPGIFAAGDVTDEAYKQNNISAGDGVKAALSAYEYILKK from the coding sequence ATGTATGATACAATCATCATTGGCGGCGGACCAGCCGGAGTCTCGGCCGGAGTCTATGCGGCCAGAAAAAAAATGAAAGCTTTATTTATAACCGAGGGTTTTGGCGGTCAGTCAGTGGTATCTGATGACATTGGCAATTGGATCGGACACAAATCTATTGCCGGAATACAATTGGCCAAAGATCTGGAAGAGCACCTAAAAGCGCAAGAAGGAATAGAAATAAAAGAGGGTGAGAGGGCTCAACTGGTAGAAAAGATCACTAATGGCTTTCGGGTCACGACCAATACCAGCTCCTATGAAACCAGAACGGTCATAGTCTGCTCAGGCGCTAGGCATAGAAAATTGAATGTTTTGGGCGAAGCGGAATTTGACGGCAAGGGCGTGGCTTATTGTTCTACCTGCGATGCGCCGATGTTTCGCGGCAAGGTAGTGGCGGTGGTGGGCGGCGGGAATTCCGGACTCGAGGCAGTCCAAGATTTGTTGCCTTATGTCAGCGAGGTTTATCTTTTAAATTATTCTGACAAGATAAAAGGCGATCCGAGCACCCTGGAAAAAATCCAAAGTGCTGAAAATTTTAAAGGTGTGATTTATAATGCCGAGACAACAGAAATCACTGGCGAACAGTTGGTCAATGGCCTAAAATACAAAGACCGACTGACGGGTGAAGGAAAAACCCTGGCTGTTCAAGGTGTATTTGTAGAAATAGGCGCAGTCCCTAATTCGGATTTGGTCAAAGATCTGGTGGAATTGAATAGCGGCGGAGAAATAGTTTTGGATCACCGGACTTCAGCCACCTCCATGCCTGGTATTTTTGCGGCCGGTGATGTGACGGATGAGGCCTATAAGCAAAATAATATCTCGGCTGGCGATGGAGTAAAGGCGGCACTCTCGGCCTATGAATATATCCTGAAAAAATAG
- a CDS encoding sigma-70 family RNA polymerase sigma factor — MVTQESCIQLSDNELVALSLKSADYFACLIKRYERQLLVYVRRISGLGQEDAEDVLQEVFIKIFYNLNDFDDKLKFSSWAYRIAHNETVSELRKRQARPQIILDDEEWQKITADTDLNKEINTKYDRAMLEKIISRLGEKYREIFILRFVEELDYREISDILRLPVSTVGTLIARARRKFKEEFIKINPEYYEPNK, encoded by the coding sequence ATGGTCACTCAGGAAAGCTGTATACAGCTCTCGGATAATGAACTCGTCGCTCTGTCTCTCAAGAGCGCCGATTATTTTGCTTGTCTAATAAAACGCTATGAAAGACAGCTGTTGGTTTATGTTCGGAGAATATCAGGTCTCGGTCAAGAGGACGCCGAAGATGTTTTGCAGGAGGTTTTTATAAAAATTTTTTATAACCTTAATGATTTTGATGATAAGCTAAAATTTTCTTCTTGGGCTTACCGGATCGCCCACAATGAAACAGTGAGTGAACTGCGCAAAAGACAAGCGCGGCCACAGATAATACTCGATGACGAGGAATGGCAAAAGATAACGGCTGATACTGATCTGAATAAAGAAATAAATACCAAATATGACCGGGCGATGTTGGAAAAAATAATCAGCCGGCTGGGAGAAAAATATCGAGAAATTTTTATTTTGCGCTTTGTGGAAGAGCTGGACTATCGAGAAATTTCCGACATTCTGCGTTTGCCGGTTAGTACCGTCGGGACGCTGATCGCCAGGGCTAGAAGAAAATTTAAAGAAGAGTTTATTAAAATTAATCCTGAATACTATGAGCCAAATAAGTGA
- the smpB gene encoding SsrA-binding protein SmpB, translated as MSIADNKKAYFDYEILETLEAGLALSGPEAKSIKKGQINLKGSYVGLDGTSSAFLIKAHVAPYKPAAIYQKDYDPYQNRSLLLHKKQLKYLFGKSREPGITIVPLKVYLKGGLIKLEIGVGRGKKKFDKRESIKKKEFERRKQRLIDN; from the coding sequence ATGTCTATTGCTGATAATAAAAAAGCATATTTTGATTATGAGATCCTCGAGACGCTTGAGGCTGGCTTGGCGTTGTCTGGACCAGAGGCAAAATCTATAAAAAAAGGACAAATTAATCTTAAGGGATCATACGTTGGTCTCGATGGTACGAGTAGTGCTTTTCTGATAAAGGCGCATGTCGCTCCTTACAAGCCAGCGGCAATATACCAAAAAGACTATGATCCATATCAAAACCGGTCATTGCTCTTGCATAAAAAACAGTTGAAATATCTTTTTGGCAAATCACGCGAGCCGGGCATCACGATTGTGCCTTTGAAGGTTTATTTGAAGGGCGGGCTGATCAAACTAGAAATCGGAGTGGGGCGGGGCAAAAAGAAATTTGACAAGCGGGAAAGTATAAAGAAAAAGGAATTTGAACGGCGGAAACAAAGGTTGATTGATAATTAA
- the argS gene encoding arginine--tRNA ligase — protein sequence MTIKDTLKKQINQAVSKQYRLVGLGFNVDYPPSVELGDYSTNVALMLGHQFKKNPLDIAAGLAKELSTHKMWRLVSVAPPGFINFYLDNHWAARQLSVVAREGTKYGSSRLGRNQTVVIDYSSPNIAKKMHVGHLRSTVIGAAICNLYKFLGYKVISDNHLGDWGTQFGKLIYEYKQIYGHKIKKNITVEEMESLYLGFHQKAKENPVLEEEARKELKKLQDKERFNYQLWQLFYQVSLKEFRKVYNLLGVKFNYWHGESFYHPMLAAIVDELLRKGVAQKSEGAIIINLSDLGLPPLMIQKSDSAYLYGTSDLATIKYRRSHFHPVKNIYVVANQQALHFEQLFKASSLAGYHDKEDMVHVKFGLILGANGKKMSTREGEVADLIKMIEEGISKARKIIKEKNKKLSGRKLDQIAKQIALGAIKYNDLSQNRLTDIVFDWNKMLNFESGSAPYLQYTYVRIQSIFKKAPRSKNKKIDYKILIELSETQLIRDIIKFPEVIESAALEYKPNVVALYLTELSGDFHSFYEKIAVLSADKKLQQARLALLRAVSVVMKNGLALLGIEAPEQM from the coding sequence ATGACTATCAAAGATACCCTAAAAAAGCAAATTAATCAAGCTGTTTCCAAACAATATCGCCTAGTCGGCCTTGGTTTCAACGTTGATTATCCTCCCTCCGTTGAGCTCGGCGATTATTCCACCAACGTTGCGCTGATGCTTGGCCACCAATTTAAAAAGAATCCTCTTGATATTGCAGCAGGGCTGGCCAAAGAATTATCTACTCATAAAATGTGGCGGCTGGTTTCCGTTGCTCCGCCAGGCTTTATCAATTTTTATTTGGATAATCATTGGGCCGCCAGGCAGCTATCTGTTGTTGCCAGAGAGGGGACCAAATATGGCAGTAGTCGTCTTGGCCGGAACCAGACAGTAGTCATTGATTATTCCTCCCCAAATATTGCCAAAAAAATGCACGTCGGCCACCTACGCTCTACCGTCATTGGCGCCGCTATTTGTAATTTATATAAATTTCTCGGCTACAAAGTCATCAGCGACAACCATCTCGGTGATTGGGGCACGCAGTTTGGCAAGTTGATCTATGAATACAAGCAGATCTATGGCCACAAAATCAAGAAAAATATTACCGTCGAAGAGATGGAGTCTCTTTATTTGGGTTTTCACCAAAAAGCCAAAGAAAATCCTGTGTTAGAAGAGGAGGCCAGAAAGGAACTCAAAAAACTTCAGGACAAAGAAAGGTTCAATTATCAGCTCTGGCAGCTTTTTTATCAGGTGAGCCTCAAAGAATTTAGAAAAGTTTATAATTTGCTCGGAGTTAAATTTAATTATTGGCACGGCGAAAGCTTTTACCACCCCATGCTTGCCGCCATTGTTGATGAATTGTTGAGAAAGGGTGTCGCTCAAAAAAGTGAGGGGGCAATTATTATAAATTTGTCTGACCTTGGCCTGCCGCCCCTAATGATCCAAAAATCAGACAGTGCTTATCTCTATGGCACTTCGGATTTGGCTACTATCAAATATCGCCGCTCTCATTTTCACCCCGTCAAGAACATTTATGTTGTCGCCAACCAGCAAGCCCTTCATTTTGAACAGTTGTTCAAGGCGAGCTCCCTCGCTGGCTATCACGACAAAGAAGATATGGTACACGTAAAATTTGGCTTGATCCTCGGCGCCAACGGCAAAAAAATGTCTACCAGAGAAGGCGAAGTAGCCGACCTTATAAAGATGATCGAAGAGGGGATCTCTAAGGCGAGAAAAATTATTAAAGAAAAAAATAAAAAACTCTCCGGCCGGAAGTTGGATCAGATAGCCAAACAAATCGCTCTTGGTGCTATCAAATACAATGATCTTTCCCAAAACCGTCTAACAGACATTGTTTTTGATTGGAACAAAATGTTGAACTTTGAATCTGGCTCTGCTCCTTACTTGCAATATACTTATGTTCGCATACAAAGTATTTTCAAAAAAGCCCCGCGTTCAAAAAATAAAAAAATAGATTATAAAATACTTATTGAACTCTCGGAGACTCAGCTCATAAGAGATATTATAAAATTTCCCGAAGTCATAGAGTCTGCCGCTTTGGAGTATAAGCCAAATGTCGTTGCCCTTTATCTCACCGAACTTTCCGGAGACTTTCATTCTTTTTATGAAAAGATAGCAGTTCTCTCGGCCGATAAAAAATTACAGCAGGCCAGACTCGCCCTCCTTCGGGCGGTTTCTGTTGTTATGAAAAATGGGCTGGCCCTACTCGGCATAGAGGCGCCCGAACAGATGTAG
- the rodA gene encoding rod shape-determining protein RodA, with product MSFFAYFSYIKKIDWLLLLPVILLIVLGLATLYTTNLNIENPDWSSLQKQLLFFILGLFILIFFGFFDYRRLGSYSWPLYIFSVILLIVVLLWGRTIRGTTGWFSFLGFNFQPVELAKFSLVLVLSFFYSRRRGREKESQTVFSLAIITAIPTFLTMLQPDLGSAAMLLGIGLCYFIFLSLRPRQIIFIILGILILFFLLWNLFLVDYQKQRILTFIDPMRDPLGRGYNVRQAIIAIGSGGLAGRGLGLGTQSQLRFLPETSTDFIFSTIAESLGFIGSTLVMFLFFWFFYRLILLIKNSRDNVSSYLVFGFGAAFFIQTLVNIGMNIGIVPVTGLPLPFVSYGGSFLIISMVSVGIIANISSRQKINS from the coding sequence ATGTCTTTTTTCGCATATTTTTCCTATATAAAAAAAATAGACTGGCTTCTTTTGTTGCCGGTTATTTTATTAATTGTGCTCGGTCTAGCCACCCTCTATACGACCAATCTAAATATTGAAAACCCGGACTGGTCATCACTCCAAAAGCAATTATTGTTTTTTATTTTGGGCCTGTTTATCCTTATCTTTTTCGGTTTTTTTGATTATCGGCGTCTGGGCAGCTACAGCTGGCCACTGTATATTTTTTCTGTTATTCTTTTGATCGTCGTCCTTTTGTGGGGTCGGACTATCCGGGGGACTACCGGCTGGTTTTCTTTTTTGGGCTTTAATTTTCAGCCGGTTGAGCTGGCCAAATTTTCTCTCGTCTTGGTCTTATCATTTTTTTACAGTCGTCGCCGGGGCCGGGAAAAAGAATCCCAGACCGTTTTTTCTCTCGCCATTATTACTGCCATACCCACTTTTCTCACGATGCTCCAGCCAGACCTCGGCTCAGCCGCCATGCTTTTGGGCATTGGGCTTTGCTATTTTATTTTTTTGAGCCTGCGCCCTAGACAGATAATTTTTATTATTTTGGGTATTTTAATTTTATTTTTTTTACTGTGGAATTTGTTTTTGGTAGATTATCAAAAACAAAGAATTCTGACCTTCATCGATCCTATGAGAGATCCTCTTGGACGTGGATACAATGTTCGTCAAGCCATCATCGCCATTGGCTCGGGTGGCCTTGCCGGCCGCGGTTTGGGACTCGGCACCCAGAGTCAACTCCGTTTTTTACCAGAGACTTCGACTGATTTTATTTTTTCCACCATTGCCGAATCGCTGGGTTTTATTGGGAGCACCTTGGTTATGTTCTTATTTTTTTGGTTTTTTTATCGACTAATTTTGCTTATTAAAAATTCACGTGATAACGTTAGTTCTTATTTGGTTTTTGGTTTTGGGGCAGCTTTTTTTATTCAAACACTTGTCAATATCGGTATGAATATTGGTATTGTACCTGTCACCGGGTTGCCCCTGCCCTTTGTTAGCTATGGCGGCTCCTTTCTGATCATCTCTATGGTGTCGGTAGGTATCATTGCCAATATTTCTTCTCGACAGAAAATAAACAGCTGA
- a CDS encoding 50S ribosomal protein L25 produces MTAISLQAETREKGKKDFSSNEQKKIPAVVYGPKVENQNIFINYRDFERVLRDAGESTLVDLAIGGKDPVKVLIHDMQKDPLNGECIHVDFYELDMSKKTRVDVELKFLGAEEVMKLTGGEISESVDHLEVECLPKDLVKEIDIDLSTLKSIGDVIYAKDIKLPAGLELISDPELPVASLQAIVEEKIEETAPAAEGEAPAPMTEREAKAAEATESEEGTES; encoded by the coding sequence ATGACCGCTATTTCCCTTCAAGCAGAAACCAGAGAAAAAGGTAAGAAAGATTTTTCTTCAAATGAGCAGAAAAAAATCCCTGCCGTGGTTTATGGCCCCAAAGTAGAAAACCAAAATATTTTTATCAACTATCGTGATTTTGAACGCGTCTTGAGAGACGCCGGCGAATCCACCCTAGTCGACCTCGCTATTGGTGGCAAGGATCCGGTCAAGGTTTTGATTCACGATATGCAAAAAGATCCCCTGAATGGGGAATGTATTCATGTGGATTTTTATGAACTCGACATGAGCAAAAAGACTCGCGTTGACGTGGAACTAAAATTTTTAGGCGCCGAAGAAGTTATGAAGTTGACCGGTGGGGAAATTTCTGAAAGTGTTGACCACCTCGAAGTGGAATGCTTACCCAAAGACCTAGTCAAGGAAATAGACATTGATTTGTCCACTCTCAAGAGCATTGGTGATGTTATTTACGCCAAAGACATAAAGTTGCCAGCCGGGCTGGAATTAATTTCTGATCCCGAGTTGCCAGTCGCCAGCCTCCAGGCCATTGTTGAAGAAAAAATAGAAGAAACTGCTCCGGCCGCCGAGGGTGAGGCTCCGGCGCCAATGACCGAAAGGGAAGCCAAGGCTGCCGAAGCCACTGAGAGTGAAGAGGGAACAGAATCCTAG
- a CDS encoding DUF3048 domain-containing protein — translation MINNLFIRNIFKYQLIILVGIFVVLFGLLFYHLIFCLSFRPADYSSPANTIADQDKIPAGQKIINGLPAPLGEENVWPVAVSIDNHPDARPLYGLSKADIVYEFLVEGGATRFLAFYTPTSTMANKIEKIGPVRSVRPYFLPIAKEYEALLAHSGGSVDALKDIEKLEVYNLEEIAWWGPDYFWRVYSRTSPHNLFTSSDKLATAIIDWKLGGKIPVYTGWRFFSELERNLEKDRVEKIAFDFSGNTNYRVEYVYSTSTKSYLRSTGGSKDIDALSKKQVSPENILIQFIPAEKTLDAIGRLSLDLLGDGEVWLFRDGVKILGQWQKTSPESRTQFFDANGNYLPLKPGQIWIEIIPGAREIELD, via the coding sequence ATGATTAACAATCTTTTTATTAGAAATATTTTTAAATACCAGCTAATTATCTTAGTTGGTATTTTTGTTGTTTTGTTTGGGCTTTTATTTTATCATCTGATTTTTTGTTTGTCTTTTCGGCCGGCTGATTATTCTTCACCTGCCAATACTATAGCCGACCAAGATAAAATTCCAGCTGGTCAAAAAATTATCAATGGTTTGCCGGCCCCACTCGGAGAGGAAAATGTCTGGCCAGTAGCGGTCTCTATCGACAATCATCCTGATGCCCGGCCGCTTTATGGCTTGTCCAAAGCAGATATTGTTTATGAGTTTTTGGTCGAAGGCGGGGCCACTCGTTTTCTGGCTTTTTATACCCCGACTAGTACCATGGCAAATAAAATCGAAAAAATCGGGCCAGTCCGTTCTGTCCGTCCTTATTTTCTCCCTATTGCCAAAGAGTATGAGGCCCTTTTGGCTCACTCTGGCGGTTCAGTCGATGCATTAAAAGATATTGAGAAGTTAGAAGTCTATAACCTAGAAGAGATCGCCTGGTGGGGGCCTGATTATTTTTGGCGCGTTTATTCGAGGACCTCTCCGCACAATCTTTTTACATCATCGGACAAATTGGCCACAGCCATCATAGACTGGAAGCTAGGAGGCAAAATTCCCGTTTATACCGGCTGGCGTTTTTTTTCTGAATTGGAGCGTAATTTGGAGAAAGATAGGGTAGAAAAAATTGCTTTTGATTTTTCTGGCAATACCAATTACCGCGTAGAATATGTTTACAGTACTTCTACGAAGAGCTACCTACGCTCTACTGGCGGCTCCAAAGATATTGATGCTCTGAGCAAAAAACAAGTCTCTCCCGAAAATATTCTAATTCAATTTATCCCGGCGGAAAAAACCCTCGATGCCATCGGTCGCCTGTCACTTGATCTCCTTGGCGATGGTGAAGTCTGGCTTTTTCGTGATGGCGTGAAAATATTGGGCCAATGGCAAAAAACATCTCCAGAATCGCGTACCCAATTTTTTGATGCCAATGGCAATTACCTGCCACTGAAGCCCGGCCAGATCTGGATAGAGATCATTCCCGGTGCGCGAGAGATAGAGCTTGATTGA
- the amrS gene encoding AmmeMemoRadiSam system radical SAM enzyme yields MKESMLYKKLKNNITQCETCCHFCVLKPGEKGKCRVRENQGGKIFVLNYGKSTGLSIDPVEKKPLYHFLPGTHTLSFGTLGCNFYCLHCQNFFISQVAEDDEELQIYQKERIEEITPEKIVATALKNKLPSISYTYNEPTVFLEYALETMKLAKKKNLKNIWVSNGFMSEKTLELIAPYLDAINVDLKSFSDKFYQETCGARLQPVLDNLVKIKKLGIHLEVTTLIIPTKNDSAKELTKIAKFIFEKLGLDTPWHVSAFYPTHKITNLPPTPKNKIMEAIEIGKRAGLKWVHGGNI; encoded by the coding sequence ATGAAAGAATCCATGCTCTACAAAAAACTCAAAAATAACATAACCCAGTGCGAGACCTGCTGCCATTTTTGCGTTTTAAAGCCGGGAGAGAAGGGCAAGTGCCGGGTGCGGGAAAATCAGGGCGGCAAAATCTTTGTGTTGAATTATGGAAAATCAACTGGCCTGTCTATTGACCCAGTTGAGAAAAAACCGCTGTATCATTTTTTGCCGGGTACCCACACTCTGTCATTTGGAACACTTGGCTGTAATTTTTATTGCTTGCATTGCCAGAATTTTTTTATCAGCCAAGTGGCAGAAGATGATGAGGAACTGCAAATTTATCAAAAGGAAAGAATTGAGGAAATAACACCGGAGAAAATCGTGGCTACAGCACTAAAAAACAAATTGCCTTCTATTTCCTATACTTACAATGAGCCAACTGTTTTTCTCGAATACGCACTTGAGACCATGAAGCTGGCCAAGAAAAAGAATCTAAAAAATATCTGGGTGAGTAATGGCTTTATGTCGGAGAAAACGCTGGAGCTAATCGCGCCATATCTCGATGCGATTAACGTGGATCTGAAATCATTTTCCGACAAATTTTACCAGGAAACTTGCGGGGCGCGACTGCAACCGGTCCTAGATAATTTGGTAAAAATAAAAAAACTAGGCATCCACCTAGAAGTAACCACTCTCATAATCCCAACCAAAAATGATTCGGCTAAAGAGTTGACAAAAATCGCTAAATTTATTTTTGAAAAACTAGGGCTAGACACACCGTGGCATGTGAGCGCTTTTTATCCGACACATAAAATAACTAATTTGCCACCGACGCCCAAAAACAAAATTATGGAAGCGATAGAAATCGGGAAGCGGGCTGGGCTCAAGTGGGTACATGGAGGAAATATTTGA
- a CDS encoding 50S ribosomal protein L28, translating to MSRICDLCGRGPQKFVQSSHAQNKTLTRKYINLQSKIIDGVKKKVCTRCLKTLKKKAK from the coding sequence ATGTCTCGAATCTGTGATTTGTGCGGCCGTGGTCCGCAAAAATTTGTCCAAAGTTCCCACGCTCAAAATAAAACCCTGACACGCAAATATATAAATCTCCAAAGCAAAATTATTGATGGGGTGAAAAAGAAAGTCTGTACTAGATGTTTGAAGACTTTGAAGAAAAAAGCAAAGTAA
- a CDS encoding site-2 protease family protein, which produces MDFTHLIFYFLIIIPSAIIHEYSHGWMADRLGDPTAKYAGRLTLDPRAHIDIYGTLLLPLFLLLASGGSFMFAYAKPVPYNPYNLKNKKWGPALVGLAGPLSNLIVAIFFGALFRLLPISTFSSLLGLIAFANIILLVFNLVPIPPLDGSKVLFAILPDSWGNFKIVLERYGIIFLLIFVFYFSGVINPIVNWIFRLVVGV; this is translated from the coding sequence ATGGATTTTACACATCTTATTTTTTATTTCCTCATTATTATCCCTTCGGCTATCATCCACGAATATTCTCATGGTTGGATGGCTGATCGCTTGGGCGACCCAACCGCCAAATATGCTGGCCGCCTGACCCTTGACCCGCGAGCTCACATTGATATTTATGGCACTCTTCTTTTGCCCCTATTTTTACTCTTGGCCTCTGGCGGCAGTTTTATGTTTGCCTATGCCAAGCCCGTGCCTTACAATCCTTACAATCTAAAAAATAAAAAATGGGGGCCGGCCTTGGTCGGCTTGGCTGGTCCGCTGTCCAATCTCATTGTCGCTATTTTCTTCGGTGCGCTCTTCAGACTCCTACCAATCAGCACGTTCTCCTCACTGCTCGGCTTGATCGCTTTTGCCAATATCATTCTATTGGTTTTCAATTTGGTGCCCATTCCTCCCTTAGATGGTTCCAAGGTTTTATTTGCTATCCTGCCAGATTCTTGGGGTAATTTTAAAATTGTATTAGAAAGATATGGTATAATTTTTCTTCTAATTTTTGTTTTTTATTTTTCTGGGGTCATCAACCCGATTGTTAATTGGATATTCCGACTTGTGGTCGGAGTATAA
- the tsaE gene encoding tRNA (adenosine(37)-N6)-threonylcarbamoyltransferase complex ATPase subunit type 1 TsaE, whose amino-acid sequence MSQITAHSISETQKLAVNFIHKITGPAVLGLVGALGSGKTHFTKGLAQGLKIKKHITSPTFVLLKIYPAPQNKKGIKNLIHVDCYRLGHEEELLALGWEEILRKNDSLIVVEWADKIKSIMPQNTIWFNFRQGRGEEERIISTKPQIQNPK is encoded by the coding sequence ATGTCTCAAATCACCGCTCATTCAATCTCGGAAACCCAAAAGTTGGCTGTTAATTTTATTCATAAAATTACAGGTCCAGCGGTTTTGGGTTTGGTTGGCGCTCTCGGCTCTGGCAAGACGCATTTCACCAAAGGTCTGGCCCAAGGTCTGAAAATCAAAAAACACATCACCAGCCCGACTTTTGTTTTACTCAAGATTTATCCCGCTCCCCAAAACAAAAAAGGGATCAAAAACTTGATCCACGTTGATTGCTACCGCCTTGGCCACGAAGAAGAATTATTGGCGCTTGGTTGGGAAGAAATATTAAGAAAGAATGATAGCTTGATCGTCGTCGAGTGGGCGGACAAGATAAAAAGTATTATGCCCCAAAATACTATTTGGTTCAATTTCCGTCAGGGTAGGGGAGAGGAAGAGCGAATTATAAGCACCAAACCCCAAATTCAAAATCCAAAATAA
- a CDS encoding Gfo/Idh/MocA family oxidoreductase — MKNNNKLKVGVIGLGHQSLEDHIPAIKASLDVNLVAVVEIDKNRLQSFLKDNPAVRGYKSLDNFLKKEKVDFIILAVPHYLHDEMTKKIIKNKIHILKEKPFSTNLKEAKEIIKMANKYNVKVSTTLQRRFNPIYSTFFQLADKIGKPFYIEIKYTFFTDKPGEGWRGKNKLAGGGCLLDMGYHMVDLLMWYFGLADKVMAETSCTGNDFQQYDAEDTAQVLFKWESKSLWGSLLVSRVIPPKQEFLNLYGTRGCIHLERGKIERYSSNGELCESLKRENSWPSAAQDQLDYFIKVIRGEKENINSPESHLCHLAFIEAAYKSKILNKYINPKEFF; from the coding sequence ATGAAAAACAACAACAAATTAAAAGTTGGTGTTATCGGGCTGGGTCATCAATCTTTAGAAGACCACATCCCAGCAATAAAAGCATCATTAGATGTTAATCTAGTTGCTGTTGTTGAGATTGATAAAAACAGACTGCAGTCTTTTCTTAAAGACAATCCTGCCGTCAGGGGCTATAAGAGTTTAGATAATTTTTTAAAAAAGGAGAAAGTCGATTTTATAATTTTGGCTGTTCCTCACTATCTGCATGATGAAATGACGAAAAAAATAATAAAAAATAAAATACATATTTTAAAAGAAAAACCATTTTCTACAAACCTAAAAGAGGCAAAAGAAATAATTAAAATGGCCAATAAATATAATGTTAAAGTTAGCACTACCCTACAAAGAAGATTTAACCCAATTTATTCAACCTTTTTCCAATTAGCTGACAAAATTGGGAAACCATTCTATATTGAAATAAAATATACTTTTTTTACTGATAAACCAGGGGAAGGATGGCGGGGAAAAAATAAATTAGCTGGTGGTGGATGTCTTTTAGACATGGGTTATCACATGGTTGATCTTTTAATGTGGTATTTTGGACTAGCGGACAAAGTAATGGCTGAGACCTCCTGTACTGGCAATGATTTTCAGCAATATGACGCAGAAGACACAGCCCAAGTTCTATTTAAATGGGAATCTAAAAGTTTGTGGGGCTCGTTATTGGTCTCCAGGGTAATTCCACCCAAACAAGAATTTTTGAATTTATATGGAACCAGAGGATGCATACACTTAGAGCGTGGCAAGATTGAGCGTTATTCTTCTAACGGCGAACTGTGTGAATCTTTAAAAAGAGAAAATAGTTGGCCCTCAGCTGCTCAAGACCAGTTAGATTACTTTATCAAGGTGATCAGAGGAGAAAAAGAAAATATTAATAGCCCAGAATCTCATCTTTGTCACTTAGCCTTTATTGAGGCCGCCTATAAATCAAAAATATTAAATAAATATATTAATCCAAAAGAGTTTTTTTAA